The following proteins come from a genomic window of Acanthopagrus latus isolate v.2019 chromosome 5, fAcaLat1.1, whole genome shotgun sequence:
- the LOC119020240 gene encoding uncharacterized protein LOC119020240 isoform X3 has translation MRKRVTFVEQLKKDSRLKNGSGHILMRSAESNKRCTDGLESLPSQQVRNIYRGTNMNVSAGDQHMKTIHIPKSMMSAPFLQHPALTAGQRRYLCSIANVYSTERMRQQMKQHYLNVLHTCVQSESHLQKEVWR, from the exons ATGAGGAAGAGGGTAACGTTTGTGGAGCAGCTGAAAAAAGACAGTCGATTAAAAAATGGAAGTGGTCACATCTTAATGAG GTCTGCAGAGTCTAACAAGAGATGCACAGATG GTTTAGAGAGTCTACCCAGTCAGCAGGTGAGGAATATATACAGAGGAACGAACATGAATGTGTCTGCAGGCGACCAGCACATGAAGACGATACACATCCCCAAATCTATGATGTCTGCACCATTCTTACAG cATCCAGCGCTCACAGCCGGACAGAGACGCTACCTGTGCAGCATAGCAAACGTTTACAGCACAGAGCGCATGAGGCAGCAGATGAAGCAGCACTATCTCAACGTGCTGCACACATGCGTTCAATCAG AATCCCACCTGCAGAAGGAGGTATGGAGATAA
- the rad9b gene encoding cell cycle checkpoint control protein RAD9B isoform X3 has product MNCLLEGNCVKAFGKAIHALSRIGDELWLDPMVKGLALRAVNSAHSAYACFLFSPLFFQQYSLGSASEQGSGTVKCKLVMKSVLPLFRCLTSIERNVERCQITVGTPSDRVMIQFFCRHGITKTHNLRFQESEALQAVFASHLCPNVLKAPARLLGDMVIHFPVCQEEITLSVTPERVSLRNYYEEGNDRKKTMCTEMSLHPDEFNYFQGLLSFAESHCLPVSVHFAAAGKPVCFSVEDMVLEASVVLATLMDSESRSPSQHTQTPAPTTPRRADAAVVPLGSCEADSREPQGVGTMMELIPSSQGSPTINPPTQMLPVSHIDDPNGPRSLDEACVSVASTPASSTICSLLFRAVSSEQDGVCVAQLPVLACYSDAEEDMEEDYPRSPLL; this is encoded by the exons ATGAACTGTCTTCTTGAAGGAAACTGTGTGAAAG CATTTGGAAAGGCTATTCACGCCCTGTCACGGATTGGAGATGAGCTGTGGTTGGATCCCATGGTCAAAGGG CTGGCACTGAGAGCAGTGAATTCTGCTCATTCTGCATACGCCTGCTTCCTCTTCTCGCCGCTGTTCTTCCAGCAGTACAGCCTGGGATCAGCGTCTGAGCAGGGCAGTGGAACAGTCAAATGCAAACTTGTCATGAAG TCTGTTCTGCCCCTTTTCCGGTGTTTGACTTCCATTGAGCGTAATGTGGAACGTTGTCAGATAACAGTCGGCACACCCAGTGACCGAGTGATGATCCAGTTCTTCTGCAGGCACG GCATCACTAAAACGCACAACCTACGTTTCCAGGAAAGTGAGGCTCTGCAGGCAGTGTTTGCCTCACACCTCTGTCCCAATGTGCTGAAGGCTCCTGCCAG GCTTCTTGGTGATATGGTGATACATTTCCCAGTGTGCCAGGAGGAAATCACTCTCTCCGTGACTCCTGAGAGAGTCAGTCTGAGAAATTACTATGAGGAGGGAAACG ATCGCAAGAAGACGATGTGCACTGAGATGTCCTTACACCCAGATGAGTTTAACTACTTTCAG ggCTTGCTGTCCTTTGCAGAGTCACATTGCCTTCCAGTGTCGGTTCACTTCGCTGCTGCAGGAAA GCCGGTGTGCTTCTCTGTGGAGGACATGGTCCTGGAGGCCTCTGTGGTGTTGGCCACTCTGATGGACTCTGAAAGCAGGAGCCCctctcagcacacacagaccccGGCCCCTACTACCCCCAG ACGTGCAGATGCTGCAGTCGTACCTCTGGGTTCATGTGAGGCAGACAGCAGGGAGCCTCAGGGTGTTGGTACGATGATGGAACTGATACCATCCAGCCAGGGCAGCCCCACCATCAACCCGCCCACTCAGATGCTGCCCGTGTCTCACATCGACGACCCTAACGGACCCCGTAGCCTTGATGAGGCCTGTGTCAGTGTCGCCTCGACTCCTGCTTCCTCCACG ATCTGCTCACTCCTGTTCAGGGCCGTGTCCTCGGAGCAGgatggtgtttgtgttgccCAGCTGCCTGTTCTGGCATGTTACAGTGACGCAGAGGAGGATATGGAGGAAGACTATCCAAGAAGCCCTTTACTCTGA
- the LOC119020241 gene encoding ubiquitin-conjugating enzyme E2 G1-like translates to MTEQSALLLRKQLAELNKNPVEGFSAGLIDDDDIYKWEVVIIGPQDTLFEGGFFKAYLTFPYDYPLRPPKMKFITEIWHPNVAKNGDVCISILHEPGEDKFGYEKPEERWLPIHTVETIMISVISMLADPNSDSPANVDAAKEWREDPNGEFKRKVARCVRKSQEMAFD, encoded by the exons ATGACCGAACAATCAGCATTACTTCTTCGAAAACAACTGGCAG AGCTCAATAAGAACCCCGTCGAGGGCTTTTCAGCTGGTCTGATAGACGATGATGACATATATAAATGGGAGGTTGTGATCATCGGTCCACAAGATACCCTTTT tgaaggAGGGTTTTTCAAAGCGTACCTAACCTTTCCTTATGATTATCCACTACGGCCTCCGAAGATGAAGTTCATCACTGAAATCTGGCACCCAAACG TTGCGAAGAATGGGGATGTTTGCATCTCGATTCTGCACGAGCCCGGAGAAGATAAGTTTGGTTATGAAAAGCCAGAGGAGCGCTGGCTTCCCATCCACACGGTAGAGACAATCATGATTAGTGTTATCTCCATGCTGGCAGATCCCAACAGCGACTCACCGGCTAACGTGGATGCTGCG AAAGAGTGGAGGGAGGACCCTAACGGTGAATTCAAGAGGAAGGTGGCTCGCTGTGTAAGAAAAAGTCAAGAGATGGCATTTGATTAG
- the anapc7 gene encoding anaphase-promoting complex subunit 7 isoform X2, which produces MLVYHADAIFHDKEYRNAACKYSMALQQKKVLSKTSKVRTSTGGAASNIQAQSLPSEIEVKYKIAECYTILKLDKDAIAVLDGIPSRQRTPKINMMLANLYRKAGQERSAVTSYKEVLRQCPLALDAIIGLLSLSVKGAEVASMTMDVIQSIPNLDWLSVWVKAYAFIHAGDNQRAINTICSLEKKSLLRDNVDLLVSLADVYFRAGDTKNAILKFEQAQMLDPYLIKGMDVYGYLMAREGHLEDVEVLGGRLFNISDQHAEPWVISGCHSFYSKRYSRALYLGAKAIQLNSNSVQALLLKGAALRNMGRVQEAIIHFREAMRLAPCRLDCYEGLIDCYLASNGIREAMGMANNIYKTLGANAQTLTILATVCLEDPVTQEKAKTLLDKALAQRPDYTKAVVKKAELLSREQKYEEGIALLRNALANQSDCVLHRMLGDFLVAVNDYQEAMDQYSIALSLDPNDQKSLEGMQKMEKEESPTDATVELDGDDMEGSGEDGDLEGSDSEAAQWADQEQWFGMQ; this is translated from the exons ATGTTGGTTTACCACGCCGATGCCATCTTCCACGATAAGGAATATCGTAATGCCGCCTGCAAATACAGTATGGCTCTGCAACAGAAGAAGGTGCTCAGCAAAACATCTAAAGTTCGTACCTCTACTGGTGGAGCTGCATCTAACATACAGgcacag AGTTTGCCGTCAGAAATTGAGGTCAAGTATAAGATCGCTGAATGCTACACCATTCTGAAACTGGATAAAGACGCCATCGCAGTGCTCGACGGGATTCCATCCAGACAGAGGACTCCAAAG ATCAACATGATGCTAGCTAACCTGTACAGGAAAGCTGGTCAGGAGCGGTCCGCAGTGACAAGCTACAAAGAAGTCCTCAGACAGTGTCCCCTCGCTCTGGATGCAATCATTG GCCTTCTTTCTTTATCAGTCAAAGGAGCTGAAGTGGCTTCAATGACGATGGATGTGATTCAGAGTATCCCCAACCTGGACTGGCTCTCTGTTTGGGTCAAAGCGTATGCCTTCATACATGCAGGAGACAATCAAAGAGCCATCAACACTATCTG CTCTCTTGAGAAGAAGTCTCTGTTGCGGGACAACGTGGACCTCCTGGTGAGCCTTGCAGATGTCTATTTCAGGGCAGGTGACACCAAGAATGCCATTCTCAAATTTGAACAAGCCCAAATGCTGGATCCATACCTCATCAAAG GAATGGATGTTTATGGATACCTGATGGCCCGTGAAGGACACTTGGAGGATGTTGAAGTCCTGGGAGGACGATTATTTAATATCTCAGACCAGCATGCAGAGCCCTGGGTGATCTCTGG ttgtCACAGCTTTTACAGCAAGCGTTACTCCAGAGCTCTGTACCTGGGAGCCAAGGCCATCCAGCTGAACAGCAACAGTGTGCAGGCTCTCCTCCTGAAGGGGGCAGCACTGAGAAACATGGGTCGTGTTCAAGAAGCCATCATCCACTTCAGAGAGGCCATGCGCCTGGCACCCTGCCGACTCGACTGTTATGAAG GTCTGATCGACTGTTACCTTGCCTCTAATGGGATTCGAGAGGCTATGGGAATGGCCAATAACATCTATAAGACTCTGGGGGCCAATGCACAGACTCTGACCATCCTCGCCACCGTGTGCCTGGAAGACCCTGTGACTCAGGAGAAAGCCAAAACCCTGCTGGACAAAGCTCTGGCCCAGAGACCCGACTACACCAAGGCAGTGGTCAAAAAGGCTGAACTGCTGA GCCGAGAACAGAAATATGAAGAAGGGATCGCTCTCCTCCGTAACGCCctggccaatcagagtgattGTGTCCTGCATAGGATGCTGGGAGATTTCCTGGTGGCTGTGAATGATTACCAAGAAGCCATGGATCAGTACAGCATAGCACTAAG CCTGGATCCAAATGACCAGAAGTCTCTAGAAGGCATGCAGAaaatggagaaggaggagagtcCCACGGACGCCACAGTGGAGCTGGACGGCGACGACATGGAGGGCAGTGGGGAGGATGGAGATCTGGagggcagtgacagtgaagcagCACAGTGGGCCGATCAGGAACAGTGGTTTGGTATGCAGTGA
- the LOC119020240 gene encoding protein FAM216A-like isoform X2 — translation MRKRVTFVEQLKKDSRLKNGSGHILMRSAESNKRCTDGDQHMKTIHIPKSMMSAPFLQHPALTAGQRRYLCSIANVYSTERMRQQMKQHYLNVLHTCVQSDQNPTCRRRYGDNRHRENSTFTKDADKDVTRAKPQGQRRGNSSNTANSDVILPKIINR, via the exons ATGAGGAAGAGGGTAACGTTTGTGGAGCAGCTGAAAAAAGACAGTCGATTAAAAAATGGAAGTGGTCACATCTTAATGAG GTCTGCAGAGTCTAACAAGAGATGCACAGATG GCGACCAGCACATGAAGACGATACACATCCCCAAATCTATGATGTCTGCACCATTCTTACAG cATCCAGCGCTCACAGCCGGACAGAGACGCTACCTGTGCAGCATAGCAAACGTTTACAGCACAGAGCGCATGAGGCAGCAGATGAAGCAGCACTATCTCAACGTGCTGCACACATGCGTTCAATCAG ATCAGAATCCCACCTGCAGAAGGAGGTATGGAGATAATCGGCATAGAGAAAACAGTACATTCACAAAGGATGCAGACAAGGATGTGACAAGGGCGAAGCCTCAAGGACAGAGGAGGGGCAACAGCAGCAATACAGCAAATTCTGATGTTATATTaccaaaaataatcaacagatga
- the LOC119020240 gene encoding uncharacterized protein LOC119020240 isoform X1 translates to MRKRVTFVEQLKKDSRLKNGSGHILMRSAESNKRCTDGLESLPSQQVRNIYRGTNMNVSAGDQHMKTIHIPKSMMSAPFLQHPALTAGQRRYLCSIANVYSTERMRQQMKQHYLNVLHTCVQSDQNPTCRRRYGDNRHRENSTFTKDADKDVTRAKPQGQRRGNSSNTANSDVILPKIINR, encoded by the exons ATGAGGAAGAGGGTAACGTTTGTGGAGCAGCTGAAAAAAGACAGTCGATTAAAAAATGGAAGTGGTCACATCTTAATGAG GTCTGCAGAGTCTAACAAGAGATGCACAGATG GTTTAGAGAGTCTACCCAGTCAGCAGGTGAGGAATATATACAGAGGAACGAACATGAATGTGTCTGCAGGCGACCAGCACATGAAGACGATACACATCCCCAAATCTATGATGTCTGCACCATTCTTACAG cATCCAGCGCTCACAGCCGGACAGAGACGCTACCTGTGCAGCATAGCAAACGTTTACAGCACAGAGCGCATGAGGCAGCAGATGAAGCAGCACTATCTCAACGTGCTGCACACATGCGTTCAATCAG ATCAGAATCCCACCTGCAGAAGGAGGTATGGAGATAATCGGCATAGAGAAAACAGTACATTCACAAAGGATGCAGACAAGGATGTGACAAGGGCGAAGCCTCAAGGACAGAGGAGGGGCAACAGCAGCAATACAGCAAATTCTGATGTTATATTaccaaaaataatcaacagatga
- the rad9b gene encoding cell cycle checkpoint control protein RAD9B isoform X2, translating into MNCLLEGNCVKAFGKAIHALSRIGDELWLDPMVKGLALRAVNSAHSAYACFLFSPLFFQQYSLGSASEQGSGTVKCKLVMKSVLPLFRCLTSIERNVERCQITVGTPSDRVMIQFFCRHGITKTHNLRFQESEALQAVFASHLCPNVLKAPARLLGDMVIHFPVCQEEITLSVTPERVSLRNYYEEGNDRKKTMCTEMSLHPDEFNYFQVGVDSDITFCLKELRGLLSFAESHCLPVSVHFAAAGKPVCFSVEDMVLEASVVLATLMDSESRSPSQHTQTPAPTTPRRADAAVVPLGSCEADSREPQGVGTMMELIPSSQGSPTINPPTQMLPVSHIDDPNGPRSLDEACVSVASTPASSTICSLLFRAVSSEQDGVCVAQLPVLACYSDAEEDMEEDYPRSPLL; encoded by the exons ATGAACTGTCTTCTTGAAGGAAACTGTGTGAAAG CATTTGGAAAGGCTATTCACGCCCTGTCACGGATTGGAGATGAGCTGTGGTTGGATCCCATGGTCAAAGGG CTGGCACTGAGAGCAGTGAATTCTGCTCATTCTGCATACGCCTGCTTCCTCTTCTCGCCGCTGTTCTTCCAGCAGTACAGCCTGGGATCAGCGTCTGAGCAGGGCAGTGGAACAGTCAAATGCAAACTTGTCATGAAG TCTGTTCTGCCCCTTTTCCGGTGTTTGACTTCCATTGAGCGTAATGTGGAACGTTGTCAGATAACAGTCGGCACACCCAGTGACCGAGTGATGATCCAGTTCTTCTGCAGGCACG GCATCACTAAAACGCACAACCTACGTTTCCAGGAAAGTGAGGCTCTGCAGGCAGTGTTTGCCTCACACCTCTGTCCCAATGTGCTGAAGGCTCCTGCCAG GCTTCTTGGTGATATGGTGATACATTTCCCAGTGTGCCAGGAGGAAATCACTCTCTCCGTGACTCCTGAGAGAGTCAGTCTGAGAAATTACTATGAGGAGGGAAACG ATCGCAAGAAGACGATGTGCACTGAGATGTCCTTACACCCAGATGAGTTTAACTACTTTCAGGTTGGAGTGGACTCGGACATAACCTTCTGTCTCAAGGAGCTGAGG ggCTTGCTGTCCTTTGCAGAGTCACATTGCCTTCCAGTGTCGGTTCACTTCGCTGCTGCAGGAAA GCCGGTGTGCTTCTCTGTGGAGGACATGGTCCTGGAGGCCTCTGTGGTGTTGGCCACTCTGATGGACTCTGAAAGCAGGAGCCCctctcagcacacacagaccccGGCCCCTACTACCCCCAG ACGTGCAGATGCTGCAGTCGTACCTCTGGGTTCATGTGAGGCAGACAGCAGGGAGCCTCAGGGTGTTGGTACGATGATGGAACTGATACCATCCAGCCAGGGCAGCCCCACCATCAACCCGCCCACTCAGATGCTGCCCGTGTCTCACATCGACGACCCTAACGGACCCCGTAGCCTTGATGAGGCCTGTGTCAGTGTCGCCTCGACTCCTGCTTCCTCCACG ATCTGCTCACTCCTGTTCAGGGCCGTGTCCTCGGAGCAGgatggtgtttgtgttgccCAGCTGCCTGTTCTGGCATGTTACAGTGACGCAGAGGAGGATATGGAGGAAGACTATCCAAGAAGCCCTTTACTCTGA
- the rad9b gene encoding cell cycle checkpoint control protein RAD9B isoform X1 — protein sequence MNCLLEGNCVKAFGKAIHALSRIGDELWLDPMVKGLALRAVNSAHSAYACFLFSPLFFQQYSLGSASEQGSGTVKCKLVMKSVLPLFRCLTSIERNVERCQITVGTPSDRVMIQFFCRHGITKTHNLRFQESEALQAVFASHLCPNVLKAPARLLGDMVIHFPVCQEEITLSVTPERVSLRNYYEEGNDRKKTMCTEMSLHPDEFNYFQVGVDSDITFCLKELRVTFIFGLLSFAESHCLPVSVHFAAAGKPVCFSVEDMVLEASVVLATLMDSESRSPSQHTQTPAPTTPRRADAAVVPLGSCEADSREPQGVGTMMELIPSSQGSPTINPPTQMLPVSHIDDPNGPRSLDEACVSVASTPASSTICSLLFRAVSSEQDGVCVAQLPVLACYSDAEEDMEEDYPRSPLL from the exons ATGAACTGTCTTCTTGAAGGAAACTGTGTGAAAG CATTTGGAAAGGCTATTCACGCCCTGTCACGGATTGGAGATGAGCTGTGGTTGGATCCCATGGTCAAAGGG CTGGCACTGAGAGCAGTGAATTCTGCTCATTCTGCATACGCCTGCTTCCTCTTCTCGCCGCTGTTCTTCCAGCAGTACAGCCTGGGATCAGCGTCTGAGCAGGGCAGTGGAACAGTCAAATGCAAACTTGTCATGAAG TCTGTTCTGCCCCTTTTCCGGTGTTTGACTTCCATTGAGCGTAATGTGGAACGTTGTCAGATAACAGTCGGCACACCCAGTGACCGAGTGATGATCCAGTTCTTCTGCAGGCACG GCATCACTAAAACGCACAACCTACGTTTCCAGGAAAGTGAGGCTCTGCAGGCAGTGTTTGCCTCACACCTCTGTCCCAATGTGCTGAAGGCTCCTGCCAG GCTTCTTGGTGATATGGTGATACATTTCCCAGTGTGCCAGGAGGAAATCACTCTCTCCGTGACTCCTGAGAGAGTCAGTCTGAGAAATTACTATGAGGAGGGAAACG ATCGCAAGAAGACGATGTGCACTGAGATGTCCTTACACCCAGATGAGTTTAACTACTTTCAGGTTGGAGTGGACTCGGACATAACCTTCTGTCTCAAGGAGCTGAGGGTGACATTTATTTTC ggCTTGCTGTCCTTTGCAGAGTCACATTGCCTTCCAGTGTCGGTTCACTTCGCTGCTGCAGGAAA GCCGGTGTGCTTCTCTGTGGAGGACATGGTCCTGGAGGCCTCTGTGGTGTTGGCCACTCTGATGGACTCTGAAAGCAGGAGCCCctctcagcacacacagaccccGGCCCCTACTACCCCCAG ACGTGCAGATGCTGCAGTCGTACCTCTGGGTTCATGTGAGGCAGACAGCAGGGAGCCTCAGGGTGTTGGTACGATGATGGAACTGATACCATCCAGCCAGGGCAGCCCCACCATCAACCCGCCCACTCAGATGCTGCCCGTGTCTCACATCGACGACCCTAACGGACCCCGTAGCCTTGATGAGGCCTGTGTCAGTGTCGCCTCGACTCCTGCTTCCTCCACG ATCTGCTCACTCCTGTTCAGGGCCGTGTCCTCGGAGCAGgatggtgtttgtgttgccCAGCTGCCTGTTCTGGCATGTTACAGTGACGCAGAGGAGGATATGGAGGAAGACTATCCAAGAAGCCCTTTACTCTGA
- the anapc7 gene encoding anaphase-promoting complex subunit 7 isoform X1 — MNVIDHVRDMAAAGLHSNVRILSSLLLTMSNNNPELFSPAQKYQMLVYHADAIFHDKEYRNAACKYSMALQQKKVLSKTSKVRTSTGGAASNIQAQSLPSEIEVKYKIAECYTILKLDKDAIAVLDGIPSRQRTPKINMMLANLYRKAGQERSAVTSYKEVLRQCPLALDAIIGLLSLSVKGAEVASMTMDVIQSIPNLDWLSVWVKAYAFIHAGDNQRAINTICSLEKKSLLRDNVDLLVSLADVYFRAGDTKNAILKFEQAQMLDPYLIKGMDVYGYLMAREGHLEDVEVLGGRLFNISDQHAEPWVISGCHSFYSKRYSRALYLGAKAIQLNSNSVQALLLKGAALRNMGRVQEAIIHFREAMRLAPCRLDCYEGLIDCYLASNGIREAMGMANNIYKTLGANAQTLTILATVCLEDPVTQEKAKTLLDKALAQRPDYTKAVVKKAELLSREQKYEEGIALLRNALANQSDCVLHRMLGDFLVAVNDYQEAMDQYSIALSLDPNDQKSLEGMQKMEKEESPTDATVELDGDDMEGSGEDGDLEGSDSEAAQWADQEQWFGMQ, encoded by the exons ATGAATGTAATAGATCATGTTCGGGATATGGCGGCCGCTGGTCTTCACTCCAATGTCCGGATACTGAGCAGTTTGTTGTTGACGATGAGTAATAACAATCC AGAGCTGTTCTCACCGGCCCAGAAGTACCAGATGTTGGTTTACCACGCCGATGCCATCTTCCACGATAAGGAATATCGTAATGCCGCCTGCAAATACAGTATGGCTCTGCAACAGAAGAAGGTGCTCAGCAAAACATCTAAAGTTCGTACCTCTACTGGTGGAGCTGCATCTAACATACAGgcacag AGTTTGCCGTCAGAAATTGAGGTCAAGTATAAGATCGCTGAATGCTACACCATTCTGAAACTGGATAAAGACGCCATCGCAGTGCTCGACGGGATTCCATCCAGACAGAGGACTCCAAAG ATCAACATGATGCTAGCTAACCTGTACAGGAAAGCTGGTCAGGAGCGGTCCGCAGTGACAAGCTACAAAGAAGTCCTCAGACAGTGTCCCCTCGCTCTGGATGCAATCATTG GCCTTCTTTCTTTATCAGTCAAAGGAGCTGAAGTGGCTTCAATGACGATGGATGTGATTCAGAGTATCCCCAACCTGGACTGGCTCTCTGTTTGGGTCAAAGCGTATGCCTTCATACATGCAGGAGACAATCAAAGAGCCATCAACACTATCTG CTCTCTTGAGAAGAAGTCTCTGTTGCGGGACAACGTGGACCTCCTGGTGAGCCTTGCAGATGTCTATTTCAGGGCAGGTGACACCAAGAATGCCATTCTCAAATTTGAACAAGCCCAAATGCTGGATCCATACCTCATCAAAG GAATGGATGTTTATGGATACCTGATGGCCCGTGAAGGACACTTGGAGGATGTTGAAGTCCTGGGAGGACGATTATTTAATATCTCAGACCAGCATGCAGAGCCCTGGGTGATCTCTGG ttgtCACAGCTTTTACAGCAAGCGTTACTCCAGAGCTCTGTACCTGGGAGCCAAGGCCATCCAGCTGAACAGCAACAGTGTGCAGGCTCTCCTCCTGAAGGGGGCAGCACTGAGAAACATGGGTCGTGTTCAAGAAGCCATCATCCACTTCAGAGAGGCCATGCGCCTGGCACCCTGCCGACTCGACTGTTATGAAG GTCTGATCGACTGTTACCTTGCCTCTAATGGGATTCGAGAGGCTATGGGAATGGCCAATAACATCTATAAGACTCTGGGGGCCAATGCACAGACTCTGACCATCCTCGCCACCGTGTGCCTGGAAGACCCTGTGACTCAGGAGAAAGCCAAAACCCTGCTGGACAAAGCTCTGGCCCAGAGACCCGACTACACCAAGGCAGTGGTCAAAAAGGCTGAACTGCTGA GCCGAGAACAGAAATATGAAGAAGGGATCGCTCTCCTCCGTAACGCCctggccaatcagagtgattGTGTCCTGCATAGGATGCTGGGAGATTTCCTGGTGGCTGTGAATGATTACCAAGAAGCCATGGATCAGTACAGCATAGCACTAAG CCTGGATCCAAATGACCAGAAGTCTCTAGAAGGCATGCAGAaaatggagaaggaggagagtcCCACGGACGCCACAGTGGAGCTGGACGGCGACGACATGGAGGGCAGTGGGGAGGATGGAGATCTGGagggcagtgacagtgaagcagCACAGTGGGCCGATCAGGAACAGTGGTTTGGTATGCAGTGA